In Osmia bicornis bicornis chromosome 1, iOsmBic2.1, whole genome shotgun sequence, the following proteins share a genomic window:
- the LOC114876366 gene encoding C-Maf-inducing protein-like isoform X2 — protein MLQSKGKTTSMSMILPMSKSSSGSKCDRRGSEATSEDSGSSIRYIDQEPSISASSSTDTLPDIKADYLDPESLSPGPDSLTAPAAIVPNGVDEEKLLEEDKDENCRSSSPAKASPKKRFYSNRRCRKLLLRLRSNESSSSSNKEACSAASHSPASDSIETESPESSRDRENEYKTDDANHLTKSSPSVLIDSVEPEEALKSCRATSENDISSLQNTFSESEKENIYQETETETEEGSSLPLSPAGPSATGLSSSTVPYYNFLCVNGGAMRQEMTSTSSPQLSSGSNLRSSTESTPADVCSSEKSSRMDTLKPEGLESQFSLPAARSCPNLERQSAGCSPISGSSSSSLSPGPVGPRFKPVEEGDIQVCFLNHTKTLVRKILSSKFLRRWETHHLYLNDTCISSKTPTGFLQQPIPYSNMSDIRKYAVARWDPTYKNCLSIVLSDSSILLQANNAYTRDQWYHSILWKRSIFKYQHLVSLSTREEVIIKELKSMVDFALWTSLQDERVTAAPLEAVAKLLEDSVTEDSERKLEKSGEEITRYQNDRKQWAEAVLSVVSPLLDKVALPACLAKVLAKLAQHHPQSPLVSAISPAITRCLKHTVDFGKSPDMRRLLQVFIAALYAGVGGEQVIREYVASVHGPGSDCPHPRVLPNLVSVCVAAIFHRFEVANCSLSEQDKSTTLPPLDCYLLVLNVASEYADWRPGFGALLQPVPFPEEALAIKEVQQSILMCVIKRLAKDSRCIVHRVLLPVREPRPGWIHIAAPSSPACPDQGELFGEMLTTLLACCCRRKRFITSIMKQARDDCILLAVRGCEAAQEALCLMLEWYLLPNEEARLQIVNALESTTSGKNRYAALCQRQRNLQELQQKGGPRKLTLPVRATDADVALLLGGRALGNLECLSLAFTSVTSACAEQLIKLPALRYLNLWATQFGDAGLQMISEHLQKLQVLNLCETPVSDKGISTLVSLTSLRKLNLNSTKLSVQTFESLKKCLPALQEFDVRYTEAW, from the exons ATGTTGCAAAG CAAGGGGAAAACCACCTCCATGAGTATGATCCTGCCGATGAGTAAGTCGTCCTCCGGTTCCAAGTGCGACAGACGTGGTTCCGAGGCGACCAGCGAAGATTCTGGCTCGTCCATCAGGTACATCGATCAGGAGCCCTCGATATCAGCGAGCAGCAGCACGGACACGTTACCCGACATCAAAGCGGACTACTTGGACCCAGAGTCTCTGTCCCCGGGGCCAGATTCCTTAACTGCGCCTGCCGCGATCGTCCCCAACGGCGTAGACGAGGAGAAGCTGTTGGAGGAGGATAAGGATGAAAATTGTCGATCGTCATCCCCCGCGAAAGCTTCTCCCAAGAAGAGGTTCTACAGCAACAGGCGCTGCAGGAAGCTGCTCCTGCGACTCAGGTCAAACGAGTCTTCCAGTTCCAGTAACAAAGAAGCCTGTTCAGCCGCGTCTCACTCTCCAGCGAGTGACTCAATCGAAACTGAGTCCCCTGAGTCTTCCAGGGATCGCGAGAACGAGTATAAGACAGACGACGCGAACCACCTAACGAAATCTTCCCCGTCGGTGCTGATCGACTCCGTGGAACCTGAGGAGGCTCTGAAGAGCTGCAGAGCCACCTCCGAGAACGATATATCCTCGTTACAGAACACCTTCAGCGAGTCGGAGAAGGAGAATATTTATCAAGAAACGGAAACAGAGACGGAGGAGGGATCGTCGTTGCCGTTGAGCCCGGCGGGTCCATCGGCCACCGGTTTGTCTTCTTCAACCGTACCCTACTACAACTTCCTATGTGTGAACGGCGGAGCAATGCGTCAAGAGATGACCAGCACAAGTTCTCCGCAACTCTCTTCGGGCAGCAACCTCAGATCCAGCACGGAATCCACTCCCGCCGATGTGTGCAGCTCCGAAAAGAGCTCTCGGATGGATACCCTAAAGCCAGAGGGTTTAGAGAGCCAGTTTTCCTTACCAGCCGCCAGATCCTGTCCGAATCTCGAACGACAAAGCGCTGGTTGTTCACCAATCAGTGGTTCTTCCAGTTCTAGTCTTAGTCCCGGACCTGTTGGGCCTAGGTTCAAACCAGTAGAAGAGGGTGACATCCAGGTGTGCTTTTTGAATCACACAAAGACTCTGGTCAGGAAGATTCTGTCCAGCAAGTTCTTGAGGAGATGGGAAACTCATCATCTTTATTTAAACGACACCTGCATCTCTTCTAAAACG CCTACAGGATTCCTTCAGCAACCAATACCGTACAGCAACATGTCGGACATTCGGAAGTACGCTGTTGCTAGATGGGATCCTACTTACAAGAACTGTCTTAGTATAGTTCTGTCAGACAGCTCGATTCTTCTTCAAGCCAATAATGCTTACACGAGGGACCAATGGTATCATTCGATACTGTGGAAG aGGAGTATCTTCAAGTACCAGCACCTAGTATCGTTGAGCACGCGTGAAGAGGTGATCATCAAAGAGCTAAAGTCAATGGTGGATTTCGCGCTTTGGACTTCGCTTCAGGATGAAAGAGTTACTGCAGCGCCACTGGAAGCTGTGGCGAAACTTCTGGAAGATTCCGTGACGGAGGATTCGGAGCGGAAGTTGGAAAAGTCAGGCGAGGAGATAACCCGATATCAAAACGACCGGAAACAGTGGGCAGAGGCGGTTCTCTCTGTAGTCTCTCCTTTGTTAGACAAAGTTGCCCTTCCAGCATGTCTCGCAAAGGTTCTCGCGAAATTGGCCCAACATCATCCCCAATCGCCCTTAGTCTCCGCTATTAGCCCAGCTATCACGAGATGCCTGAAGCATACCGTGGACTTTGGAAAATCTCCGGATATGAGAAGGTTGCTTCAGGTGTTCATAGCTGCTCTCTACGCGGGTGTAGGAGGTGAACAAGTGATCAGGGAGTACGTCGCTTCCGTTCACGGGCCCGGAAGTGACTGTCCTCATCCAAGGGTACTTCCAAATTTGGTGTCCGTTTGTGTTGCTGCCATTTTTCATAG ATTCGAGGTAGCCAATTGTTCTCTGTCAGAACAAGACAAATCAACGACTTTGCCTCCGTTGGATTGTTATTTGTTGGTGTTAAATGTCGC ATCAGAGTATGCCGACTGGAGGCCAGGTTTCGGCGCGCTGCTGCAACCAGTACCATTTCCGGAGGAAGCTCTGGCTATAAAAGAGGTCCAACAGTCAATATTAATGTGTGTGATCAAGCGTTTGGCCAAAGATTCAAGATGCATAGTACATCGTGTTCTACTTCCGGTGAGAGAACCACGTCCTGGCTGGATCCATATTGCGGCGCCATCTAGTCCAGCTTGTCCCGATCAAGGAGAGCTGTTTGGTGAAATG CTCACAACACTGTTGGCGTGCTGCTGCCGGAGGAAGAGGTTCATAACCTCGATAATGAAACAGGCTCGAGATGATTGTATACTCTTGGCGGTGAGAGGTTGCGAAGCTGCGCAGGAAGCTCTTTGCTTGATGCTGGAGTGGTATTTGTTACCGAACGAGGAAGCTCGTTTGCAAATAGTCAATGCACTGGAGTCGACGACGTCAGGCAAGAACCGTTATGCTGCTCTTTGCCAGAGACAGAGGAATCTACAAGAATTG CAACAGAAAGGAGGTCCTCGGAAGCTGACGCTACCAGTCCGAGCGACGGACGCTGATGTGGCGCTTCTGTTAGGTGGAAGAGCTCTCGGCAATCTTGAATGTCTCAGCTTAGCCTTCACTTCAGTGACTTCCGCTTGTGCTGAACAGCTAATCAAATTACCAGCCTTGAGGTATCTCAATTTATGGGCCACGCAGTTCGGCGATGCTGGTTTACAAATGATCAGCGAACACCTTCAGAAACTGCAAGTGTTGAATCTCTGCGAAACCCCTGTTTCGGATAAGGGAATCTCTACTTTGGTCT CACTGACAAGTTTGAGGAAATTGAATCTGAACAGCACGAAACTGTCCGTTCAGACGTTCGAGTCCCTGAAGAAATGTTTACCAGCATTGCAGGAGTTTGACGTGAGGTACACGGAGGCATGGTGA
- the LOC114876366 gene encoding C-Maf-inducing protein-like isoform X1: protein MFCFQTPFTRASRVLVSPLSSSKGKTTSMSMILPMSKSSSGSKCDRRGSEATSEDSGSSIRYIDQEPSISASSSTDTLPDIKADYLDPESLSPGPDSLTAPAAIVPNGVDEEKLLEEDKDENCRSSSPAKASPKKRFYSNRRCRKLLLRLRSNESSSSSNKEACSAASHSPASDSIETESPESSRDRENEYKTDDANHLTKSSPSVLIDSVEPEEALKSCRATSENDISSLQNTFSESEKENIYQETETETEEGSSLPLSPAGPSATGLSSSTVPYYNFLCVNGGAMRQEMTSTSSPQLSSGSNLRSSTESTPADVCSSEKSSRMDTLKPEGLESQFSLPAARSCPNLERQSAGCSPISGSSSSSLSPGPVGPRFKPVEEGDIQVCFLNHTKTLVRKILSSKFLRRWETHHLYLNDTCISSKTPTGFLQQPIPYSNMSDIRKYAVARWDPTYKNCLSIVLSDSSILLQANNAYTRDQWYHSILWKRSIFKYQHLVSLSTREEVIIKELKSMVDFALWTSLQDERVTAAPLEAVAKLLEDSVTEDSERKLEKSGEEITRYQNDRKQWAEAVLSVVSPLLDKVALPACLAKVLAKLAQHHPQSPLVSAISPAITRCLKHTVDFGKSPDMRRLLQVFIAALYAGVGGEQVIREYVASVHGPGSDCPHPRVLPNLVSVCVAAIFHRFEVANCSLSEQDKSTTLPPLDCYLLVLNVASEYADWRPGFGALLQPVPFPEEALAIKEVQQSILMCVIKRLAKDSRCIVHRVLLPVREPRPGWIHIAAPSSPACPDQGELFGEMLTTLLACCCRRKRFITSIMKQARDDCILLAVRGCEAAQEALCLMLEWYLLPNEEARLQIVNALESTTSGKNRYAALCQRQRNLQELQQKGGPRKLTLPVRATDADVALLLGGRALGNLECLSLAFTSVTSACAEQLIKLPALRYLNLWATQFGDAGLQMISEHLQKLQVLNLCETPVSDKGISTLVSLTSLRKLNLNSTKLSVQTFESLKKCLPALQEFDVRYTEAW, encoded by the exons ATGTTTTGTTTCCAAACTCCCTTCACACGCGCTTCTCGCGTGCTCGTGTCACCTCTGTCTTCTAGCAAGGGGAAAACCACCTCCATGAGTATGATCCTGCCGATGAGTAAGTCGTCCTCCGGTTCCAAGTGCGACAGACGTGGTTCCGAGGCGACCAGCGAAGATTCTGGCTCGTCCATCAGGTACATCGATCAGGAGCCCTCGATATCAGCGAGCAGCAGCACGGACACGTTACCCGACATCAAAGCGGACTACTTGGACCCAGAGTCTCTGTCCCCGGGGCCAGATTCCTTAACTGCGCCTGCCGCGATCGTCCCCAACGGCGTAGACGAGGAGAAGCTGTTGGAGGAGGATAAGGATGAAAATTGTCGATCGTCATCCCCCGCGAAAGCTTCTCCCAAGAAGAGGTTCTACAGCAACAGGCGCTGCAGGAAGCTGCTCCTGCGACTCAGGTCAAACGAGTCTTCCAGTTCCAGTAACAAAGAAGCCTGTTCAGCCGCGTCTCACTCTCCAGCGAGTGACTCAATCGAAACTGAGTCCCCTGAGTCTTCCAGGGATCGCGAGAACGAGTATAAGACAGACGACGCGAACCACCTAACGAAATCTTCCCCGTCGGTGCTGATCGACTCCGTGGAACCTGAGGAGGCTCTGAAGAGCTGCAGAGCCACCTCCGAGAACGATATATCCTCGTTACAGAACACCTTCAGCGAGTCGGAGAAGGAGAATATTTATCAAGAAACGGAAACAGAGACGGAGGAGGGATCGTCGTTGCCGTTGAGCCCGGCGGGTCCATCGGCCACCGGTTTGTCTTCTTCAACCGTACCCTACTACAACTTCCTATGTGTGAACGGCGGAGCAATGCGTCAAGAGATGACCAGCACAAGTTCTCCGCAACTCTCTTCGGGCAGCAACCTCAGATCCAGCACGGAATCCACTCCCGCCGATGTGTGCAGCTCCGAAAAGAGCTCTCGGATGGATACCCTAAAGCCAGAGGGTTTAGAGAGCCAGTTTTCCTTACCAGCCGCCAGATCCTGTCCGAATCTCGAACGACAAAGCGCTGGTTGTTCACCAATCAGTGGTTCTTCCAGTTCTAGTCTTAGTCCCGGACCTGTTGGGCCTAGGTTCAAACCAGTAGAAGAGGGTGACATCCAGGTGTGCTTTTTGAATCACACAAAGACTCTGGTCAGGAAGATTCTGTCCAGCAAGTTCTTGAGGAGATGGGAAACTCATCATCTTTATTTAAACGACACCTGCATCTCTTCTAAAACG CCTACAGGATTCCTTCAGCAACCAATACCGTACAGCAACATGTCGGACATTCGGAAGTACGCTGTTGCTAGATGGGATCCTACTTACAAGAACTGTCTTAGTATAGTTCTGTCAGACAGCTCGATTCTTCTTCAAGCCAATAATGCTTACACGAGGGACCAATGGTATCATTCGATACTGTGGAAG aGGAGTATCTTCAAGTACCAGCACCTAGTATCGTTGAGCACGCGTGAAGAGGTGATCATCAAAGAGCTAAAGTCAATGGTGGATTTCGCGCTTTGGACTTCGCTTCAGGATGAAAGAGTTACTGCAGCGCCACTGGAAGCTGTGGCGAAACTTCTGGAAGATTCCGTGACGGAGGATTCGGAGCGGAAGTTGGAAAAGTCAGGCGAGGAGATAACCCGATATCAAAACGACCGGAAACAGTGGGCAGAGGCGGTTCTCTCTGTAGTCTCTCCTTTGTTAGACAAAGTTGCCCTTCCAGCATGTCTCGCAAAGGTTCTCGCGAAATTGGCCCAACATCATCCCCAATCGCCCTTAGTCTCCGCTATTAGCCCAGCTATCACGAGATGCCTGAAGCATACCGTGGACTTTGGAAAATCTCCGGATATGAGAAGGTTGCTTCAGGTGTTCATAGCTGCTCTCTACGCGGGTGTAGGAGGTGAACAAGTGATCAGGGAGTACGTCGCTTCCGTTCACGGGCCCGGAAGTGACTGTCCTCATCCAAGGGTACTTCCAAATTTGGTGTCCGTTTGTGTTGCTGCCATTTTTCATAG ATTCGAGGTAGCCAATTGTTCTCTGTCAGAACAAGACAAATCAACGACTTTGCCTCCGTTGGATTGTTATTTGTTGGTGTTAAATGTCGC ATCAGAGTATGCCGACTGGAGGCCAGGTTTCGGCGCGCTGCTGCAACCAGTACCATTTCCGGAGGAAGCTCTGGCTATAAAAGAGGTCCAACAGTCAATATTAATGTGTGTGATCAAGCGTTTGGCCAAAGATTCAAGATGCATAGTACATCGTGTTCTACTTCCGGTGAGAGAACCACGTCCTGGCTGGATCCATATTGCGGCGCCATCTAGTCCAGCTTGTCCCGATCAAGGAGAGCTGTTTGGTGAAATG CTCACAACACTGTTGGCGTGCTGCTGCCGGAGGAAGAGGTTCATAACCTCGATAATGAAACAGGCTCGAGATGATTGTATACTCTTGGCGGTGAGAGGTTGCGAAGCTGCGCAGGAAGCTCTTTGCTTGATGCTGGAGTGGTATTTGTTACCGAACGAGGAAGCTCGTTTGCAAATAGTCAATGCACTGGAGTCGACGACGTCAGGCAAGAACCGTTATGCTGCTCTTTGCCAGAGACAGAGGAATCTACAAGAATTG CAACAGAAAGGAGGTCCTCGGAAGCTGACGCTACCAGTCCGAGCGACGGACGCTGATGTGGCGCTTCTGTTAGGTGGAAGAGCTCTCGGCAATCTTGAATGTCTCAGCTTAGCCTTCACTTCAGTGACTTCCGCTTGTGCTGAACAGCTAATCAAATTACCAGCCTTGAGGTATCTCAATTTATGGGCCACGCAGTTCGGCGATGCTGGTTTACAAATGATCAGCGAACACCTTCAGAAACTGCAAGTGTTGAATCTCTGCGAAACCCCTGTTTCGGATAAGGGAATCTCTACTTTGGTCT CACTGACAAGTTTGAGGAAATTGAATCTGAACAGCACGAAACTGTCCGTTCAGACGTTCGAGTCCCTGAAGAAATGTTTACCAGCATTGCAGGAGTTTGACGTGAGGTACACGGAGGCATGGTGA
- the LOC114876366 gene encoding C-Maf-inducing protein-like isoform X3, with amino-acid sequence MSMILPMSKSSSGSKCDRRGSEATSEDSGSSIRYIDQEPSISASSSTDTLPDIKADYLDPESLSPGPDSLTAPAAIVPNGVDEEKLLEEDKDENCRSSSPAKASPKKRFYSNRRCRKLLLRLRSNESSSSSNKEACSAASHSPASDSIETESPESSRDRENEYKTDDANHLTKSSPSVLIDSVEPEEALKSCRATSENDISSLQNTFSESEKENIYQETETETEEGSSLPLSPAGPSATGLSSSTVPYYNFLCVNGGAMRQEMTSTSSPQLSSGSNLRSSTESTPADVCSSEKSSRMDTLKPEGLESQFSLPAARSCPNLERQSAGCSPISGSSSSSLSPGPVGPRFKPVEEGDIQVCFLNHTKTLVRKILSSKFLRRWETHHLYLNDTCISSKTPTGFLQQPIPYSNMSDIRKYAVARWDPTYKNCLSIVLSDSSILLQANNAYTRDQWYHSILWKRSIFKYQHLVSLSTREEVIIKELKSMVDFALWTSLQDERVTAAPLEAVAKLLEDSVTEDSERKLEKSGEEITRYQNDRKQWAEAVLSVVSPLLDKVALPACLAKVLAKLAQHHPQSPLVSAISPAITRCLKHTVDFGKSPDMRRLLQVFIAALYAGVGGEQVIREYVASVHGPGSDCPHPRVLPNLVSVCVAAIFHRFEVANCSLSEQDKSTTLPPLDCYLLVLNVASEYADWRPGFGALLQPVPFPEEALAIKEVQQSILMCVIKRLAKDSRCIVHRVLLPVREPRPGWIHIAAPSSPACPDQGELFGEMLTTLLACCCRRKRFITSIMKQARDDCILLAVRGCEAAQEALCLMLEWYLLPNEEARLQIVNALESTTSGKNRYAALCQRQRNLQELQQKGGPRKLTLPVRATDADVALLLGGRALGNLECLSLAFTSVTSACAEQLIKLPALRYLNLWATQFGDAGLQMISEHLQKLQVLNLCETPVSDKGISTLVSLTSLRKLNLNSTKLSVQTFESLKKCLPALQEFDVRYTEAW; translated from the exons ATGAGTATGATCCTGCCGATGAGTAAGTCGTCCTCCGGTTCCAAGTGCGACAGACGTGGTTCCGAGGCGACCAGCGAAGATTCTGGCTCGTCCATCAGGTACATCGATCAGGAGCCCTCGATATCAGCGAGCAGCAGCACGGACACGTTACCCGACATCAAAGCGGACTACTTGGACCCAGAGTCTCTGTCCCCGGGGCCAGATTCCTTAACTGCGCCTGCCGCGATCGTCCCCAACGGCGTAGACGAGGAGAAGCTGTTGGAGGAGGATAAGGATGAAAATTGTCGATCGTCATCCCCCGCGAAAGCTTCTCCCAAGAAGAGGTTCTACAGCAACAGGCGCTGCAGGAAGCTGCTCCTGCGACTCAGGTCAAACGAGTCTTCCAGTTCCAGTAACAAAGAAGCCTGTTCAGCCGCGTCTCACTCTCCAGCGAGTGACTCAATCGAAACTGAGTCCCCTGAGTCTTCCAGGGATCGCGAGAACGAGTATAAGACAGACGACGCGAACCACCTAACGAAATCTTCCCCGTCGGTGCTGATCGACTCCGTGGAACCTGAGGAGGCTCTGAAGAGCTGCAGAGCCACCTCCGAGAACGATATATCCTCGTTACAGAACACCTTCAGCGAGTCGGAGAAGGAGAATATTTATCAAGAAACGGAAACAGAGACGGAGGAGGGATCGTCGTTGCCGTTGAGCCCGGCGGGTCCATCGGCCACCGGTTTGTCTTCTTCAACCGTACCCTACTACAACTTCCTATGTGTGAACGGCGGAGCAATGCGTCAAGAGATGACCAGCACAAGTTCTCCGCAACTCTCTTCGGGCAGCAACCTCAGATCCAGCACGGAATCCACTCCCGCCGATGTGTGCAGCTCCGAAAAGAGCTCTCGGATGGATACCCTAAAGCCAGAGGGTTTAGAGAGCCAGTTTTCCTTACCAGCCGCCAGATCCTGTCCGAATCTCGAACGACAAAGCGCTGGTTGTTCACCAATCAGTGGTTCTTCCAGTTCTAGTCTTAGTCCCGGACCTGTTGGGCCTAGGTTCAAACCAGTAGAAGAGGGTGACATCCAGGTGTGCTTTTTGAATCACACAAAGACTCTGGTCAGGAAGATTCTGTCCAGCAAGTTCTTGAGGAGATGGGAAACTCATCATCTTTATTTAAACGACACCTGCATCTCTTCTAAAACG CCTACAGGATTCCTTCAGCAACCAATACCGTACAGCAACATGTCGGACATTCGGAAGTACGCTGTTGCTAGATGGGATCCTACTTACAAGAACTGTCTTAGTATAGTTCTGTCAGACAGCTCGATTCTTCTTCAAGCCAATAATGCTTACACGAGGGACCAATGGTATCATTCGATACTGTGGAAG aGGAGTATCTTCAAGTACCAGCACCTAGTATCGTTGAGCACGCGTGAAGAGGTGATCATCAAAGAGCTAAAGTCAATGGTGGATTTCGCGCTTTGGACTTCGCTTCAGGATGAAAGAGTTACTGCAGCGCCACTGGAAGCTGTGGCGAAACTTCTGGAAGATTCCGTGACGGAGGATTCGGAGCGGAAGTTGGAAAAGTCAGGCGAGGAGATAACCCGATATCAAAACGACCGGAAACAGTGGGCAGAGGCGGTTCTCTCTGTAGTCTCTCCTTTGTTAGACAAAGTTGCCCTTCCAGCATGTCTCGCAAAGGTTCTCGCGAAATTGGCCCAACATCATCCCCAATCGCCCTTAGTCTCCGCTATTAGCCCAGCTATCACGAGATGCCTGAAGCATACCGTGGACTTTGGAAAATCTCCGGATATGAGAAGGTTGCTTCAGGTGTTCATAGCTGCTCTCTACGCGGGTGTAGGAGGTGAACAAGTGATCAGGGAGTACGTCGCTTCCGTTCACGGGCCCGGAAGTGACTGTCCTCATCCAAGGGTACTTCCAAATTTGGTGTCCGTTTGTGTTGCTGCCATTTTTCATAG ATTCGAGGTAGCCAATTGTTCTCTGTCAGAACAAGACAAATCAACGACTTTGCCTCCGTTGGATTGTTATTTGTTGGTGTTAAATGTCGC ATCAGAGTATGCCGACTGGAGGCCAGGTTTCGGCGCGCTGCTGCAACCAGTACCATTTCCGGAGGAAGCTCTGGCTATAAAAGAGGTCCAACAGTCAATATTAATGTGTGTGATCAAGCGTTTGGCCAAAGATTCAAGATGCATAGTACATCGTGTTCTACTTCCGGTGAGAGAACCACGTCCTGGCTGGATCCATATTGCGGCGCCATCTAGTCCAGCTTGTCCCGATCAAGGAGAGCTGTTTGGTGAAATG CTCACAACACTGTTGGCGTGCTGCTGCCGGAGGAAGAGGTTCATAACCTCGATAATGAAACAGGCTCGAGATGATTGTATACTCTTGGCGGTGAGAGGTTGCGAAGCTGCGCAGGAAGCTCTTTGCTTGATGCTGGAGTGGTATTTGTTACCGAACGAGGAAGCTCGTTTGCAAATAGTCAATGCACTGGAGTCGACGACGTCAGGCAAGAACCGTTATGCTGCTCTTTGCCAGAGACAGAGGAATCTACAAGAATTG CAACAGAAAGGAGGTCCTCGGAAGCTGACGCTACCAGTCCGAGCGACGGACGCTGATGTGGCGCTTCTGTTAGGTGGAAGAGCTCTCGGCAATCTTGAATGTCTCAGCTTAGCCTTCACTTCAGTGACTTCCGCTTGTGCTGAACAGCTAATCAAATTACCAGCCTTGAGGTATCTCAATTTATGGGCCACGCAGTTCGGCGATGCTGGTTTACAAATGATCAGCGAACACCTTCAGAAACTGCAAGTGTTGAATCTCTGCGAAACCCCTGTTTCGGATAAGGGAATCTCTACTTTGGTCT CACTGACAAGTTTGAGGAAATTGAATCTGAACAGCACGAAACTGTCCGTTCAGACGTTCGAGTCCCTGAAGAAATGTTTACCAGCATTGCAGGAGTTTGACGTGAGGTACACGGAGGCATGGTGA